The genomic interval GGCCAGGTCCTGAGGCATCGCGGCATCGATACCACGGCCTATTACGCCAAGGTCGACGTCGCGCTGCTCAGGCAAATCGCGCAGCCATGGCCGGAGGTGATGAAATGATGCCGGCCGTGGAGTCCTATCTTGCCGCGCGGCGTGCCGCCGGCTTCAAATTACTGAACGCAGACTATCTGTTGCGCAGCTTCGCGTGCTTTGCCGTCAAGCGCGGTGAAACGCACGTTCGCGCGCAAACCGCAATCGACTGGGCCGCCGAGGCTGCGTCGGTGGCCCAGCGTGACGCGAGGCTAAAGACCGTGTGTCGGTTCGCCCGGTATCTGCGTACCGAAGATCAAACCCATGAGCTGCCGCCCGCCCGGTACTTTGGCTACCGAAAGACACGCCGTGTCCCGTTCATCTACTCGCGCGCCGACATCGAGCGCCTGGTCAACGCAGCCTTGCAATCGGGTCCTCGCGATACGTTGCAACCACAGACGTATGCGACATTAATCGCCCTGCTGTCCGCCACCGGCATGCGGATCTCTGAGGCCCTGAACCTGCGGCGTGCCGACATTACCCCCGAAGGATTACTCATACGAAAGAGCAAATTCCAGAAGAGCCGTCTGGTTCCACTGCACGAGACGGCGGCGGAGGGTTTGCAGAGGTACTTGACCCTGCGGCGGCGGGCCCGTCCGGGTGACGACCATGTGTTCGTTGATGACGATGGGCGCCCGCTCAGATATACGGTCGCTTATTGGATGTTCCAGAAGCTGCTGAAGATCGCCGGCATCGGCACCACCCACAACGGTCACCGTCCCCGCCTACATGAGCTCAGGCACACGTTCGCCGTCAGGGCACTGGAGGTGAGCCCGGAAGGGCGGGACCGTGTTGGGCGGCACATGCTGGCCCTTGCGACCTACATGGGTCACGTCAACATCAACGCCACCTATTGGTATCTGGAGGCAACTCCCGAGCTTCTGCATGACATTGCTGTTGCCGCAGAAGGGTTTCTCACTGGAGAACAGAAATGATCCCGATCGCGCCGCACATTGTGGCATTTCTTCGTCAAAACCTTGCTCATGAGAGAGGCGCTAGCCAACACACCTGCGACTCCTATGCTTGCACCTTCCAGCTCCTGTTCGAGTTTGCCGCCGGGAGACTCAGGATGACGCCGTCGTCGCTAGCGCTGGAGCAGCTCGATGCGAGACTGATCAGCGACTTCCTGGAATATCTGGAAGATACGCGCCAGAACTCGCCCGGGACTCGCAATGTCCGGTTGGCTGCAATCAGGTCCTTCTTCCACTTCCTTGAGTATCGCGAGCCCGCGATACTCGAACAGGCGCGACGAATCCTGGGCATTCCCTACAAGAAAACTGATTCACGGTTAGTGCCGTATCTGGGCGAGGAAGAGGTTCAGGCCCTGCTCGATGCGCCCGATCCGTCAACGCGCGAGGGGATCCGGGACCGGGCGATGCTGCATCTGGCCATCTGCGCTGGACTGCGT from Paraburkholderia phytofirmans OLGA172 carries:
- a CDS encoding tyrosine-type recombinase/integrase, with product MMPAVESYLAARRAAGFKLLNADYLLRSFACFAVKRGETHVRAQTAIDWAAEAASVAQRDARLKTVCRFARYLRTEDQTHELPPARYFGYRKTRRVPFIYSRADIERLVNAALQSGPRDTLQPQTYATLIALLSATGMRISEALNLRRADITPEGLLIRKSKFQKSRLVPLHETAAEGLQRYLTLRRRARPGDDHVFVDDDGRPLRYTVAYWMFQKLLKIAGIGTTHNGHRPRLHELRHTFAVRALEVSPEGRDRVGRHMLALATYMGHVNINATYWYLEATPELLHDIAVAAEGFLTGEQK